Proteins encoded by one window of Glycine soja cultivar W05 chromosome 15, ASM419377v2, whole genome shotgun sequence:
- the LOC114387354 gene encoding acyl-CoA--sterol O-acyltransferase 1-like: MEMEGEIKNLIMVWTIAPATMCYCHRIGKLIPEGTSRLIALFPAIVILLLLPLRLISIHLGGPSSFFLGWLSTFKLILFAFGKGPLSSNPSLSLSHFVPVACFPIKFQNDPKDQIPKKKHKSPLNYASTSMVIILAALIPIYGKKEYFHPKFVLFLYGLHMYIGLEFIFAMISALTTKLIGVQLEPQFNEPYLCTSLQDFWGKRWNIMVNRVLHPTVYEPVMNLSARALGRKWAPLPAILASFAVSGLMHELVFYYIKREKRTWEAWEPSWDATCFFLIHGVCVAVEVGIKKSLLIRGKQWQVPRLLSWLLTLVFVVYTAMGLFLPALARCRVYDKATTEFTALTQFLKHLYALPSLVR; encoded by the coding sequence ATGGAGATGGAGGGGGAGATTAAGAATCTCATCATGGTATGGACCATAGCTCCAGCTACAATGTGTTACTGCCACAGAATTGGGAAGCTAATCCCAGAAGGCACATCAAGACTCATAGCCCTATTCCCAGCCATAGTGATCCTCCTTCTCCTCCCTCTAAGACTCATCTCCATTCACCTTGGAGgcccttcttctttcttccttggTTGGCTTTCAACCTTCAAACTCATCCTCTTTGCCTTTGGAAAGGGCCCCTTATCCTCCAACCCTTCCCTCTCTTTATCTCACTTCGTCCCCGTGGCATGTTTCCCCATCAAATTCCAAAATGACCCAAAAGACCAAATCCccaaaaagaaacacaaatctCCCCTCAATTACGCTTCAACCTCAATGGTTATCATATTAGCCGCTCTGATTCCTATATACGGGAAAAAAGAGTATTTTCACCCAAAGTTTGTACTTTTCTTGTATGGCCTCCACATGTACATTGGATTGGAGTTCATTTTCGCCATGATCTCCGCATTAACTACAAAGCTTATCGGGGTTCAGCTGGAGCCGCAGTTCAACGAGCCATACCTATGCACATCCCTACAAGACTTCTGGGGAAAAAGGTGGAACATCATGGTCAACCGCGTCCTGCACCCCACCGTATACGAACCCGTGATGAATCTCTCTGCCCGTGCCCTGGGGAGAAAGTGGGCCCCACTCCCTGCCATTCTCGCTTCTTTTGCCGTTTCCGGATTGATGCATGAACTGGTTTTTTACTACATCAAGCGGGAAAAACGCACGTGGGAGGCATGGGAGCCCTCGTGGGACGCCACGTGTTTCTTTCTCATCCACGGGGTGTGTGTGGCCGTCGAGGTCGGAATCAAGAAGAGTCTTCTCATCAGAGGGAAACAGTGGCAGGTGCCGAGGCTGCTGTCGTGGCTGCTAACGTTGGTGTTTGTGGTCTACACAGCGATGGGGTTGTTTCTGCCCGCGCTAGCGCGATGTCGCGTTTATGACAAGGCAACCACAGAGTTTACCGCTTTGACCCAGTTTCTGAAACATCTTTACGCTCTTCCGAGTCTTGTTCGTTAG